In Microcoleus sp. FACHB-831, the following proteins share a genomic window:
- a CDS encoding DUF3110 domain-containing protein, giving the protein MYVYILLFNARTENEGIHSIRIGDRNTVLMFESEDDATRFAGMLEAQDFPSPTVEAIDKQEIEEFCQSADYDSQFIEEGMLALPPENSVEEMDWQPEAKEPDVSDLDRIRRQLEGLL; this is encoded by the coding sequence ATGTACGTTTACATTCTTTTATTCAATGCCCGCACAGAAAACGAAGGAATTCACAGCATAAGAATAGGCGATCGCAACACGGTGTTAATGTTTGAGTCGGAAGACGACGCCACCCGCTTTGCGGGGATGCTGGAGGCGCAAGATTTTCCCTCTCCTACTGTGGAAGCCATAGATAAACAGGAAATAGAGGAATTTTGTCAAAGTGCCGACTACGACTCGCAATTTATTGAGGAAGGTATGTTGGCACTGCCGCCGGAGAATAGCGTCGAGGAAATGGACTGGCAACCAGAAGCCAAGGAACCAGATGTATCTGACTTGGATAGAATCCGCCGTCAGCTAGAAGGACTGTTGTGA
- the murQ gene encoding N-acetylmuramic acid 6-phosphate etherase yields MKNLEERGHLLTEQVNPNSQNLDQLSSLELVDLFNREDAQTLAAIAAARTQLAEAIDAAAEALRQGGRLFYIGAGTSGRLGVLDAAECPPTFCTPPEMVQGIIAGGAGALIRSSEDLEDKDEDGAAAIAQRQINHLDIVVGITAGGTTPFVHGAIQAAKQRGATTILIACVPAEQVTIDANIDIRLIVGPEVVAGSTRLKAGTVTKMALNILSTSVMVKLGKVYGNRMVDVAVTNNKLRDRALRMLQDLTSLSREDAGYLLEESGRSVKLALVMHWTGLNRQESDRLLAEHKGNLRQAVLSYQKPGL; encoded by the coding sequence ATGAAAAATCTAGAGGAGCGCGGACATCTTTTAACCGAACAGGTTAACCCCAACAGCCAAAACTTAGATCAGCTAAGTTCTTTGGAGTTGGTGGATTTGTTCAATCGCGAGGATGCTCAAACCTTAGCCGCGATCGCCGCCGCCCGTACCCAGTTAGCCGAAGCAATCGACGCCGCAGCCGAGGCTTTACGTCAAGGCGGACGGTTATTTTATATAGGAGCTGGAACCAGCGGGCGTTTGGGCGTCTTGGATGCGGCTGAGTGTCCCCCCACGTTCTGCACGCCGCCGGAGATGGTACAGGGCATTATTGCTGGTGGTGCTGGGGCATTAATCCGCAGTTCGGAAGATTTGGAAGACAAAGATGAAGATGGAGCCGCCGCGATCGCTCAACGTCAGATTAATCATCTGGATATCGTTGTAGGCATTACTGCTGGGGGAACTACGCCTTTTGTACACGGTGCAATCCAGGCAGCTAAACAGCGGGGTGCTACTACAATATTGATTGCCTGCGTGCCCGCCGAACAAGTTACTATCGATGCGAATATAGACATTCGCCTGATAGTTGGCCCGGAAGTCGTGGCAGGTTCGACGCGACTTAAGGCAGGAACCGTCACCAAGATGGCTTTAAATATTTTATCGACGAGCGTGATGGTGAAGTTGGGGAAAGTTTACGGCAATCGCATGGTAGATGTCGCCGTTACTAACAATAAACTGCGCGATCGCGCTTTACGAATGTTGCAAGACTTGACAAGTTTAAGCCGCGAAGACGCGGGATATTTGTTAGAGGAAAGCGGGCGATCTGTTAAGTTAGCTTTAGTGATGCACTGGACGGGGTTAAACCGACAAGAGAGCGATCGCTTGCTTGCCGAACATAAAGGTAATCTCCGACAAGCTGTTTTAAGTTACCAGAAGCCCGGTTTGTAG
- a CDS encoding WG repeat-containing protein, producing the protein MSKENLGNLIRSGIIAIASVVAIQSTLTGCNLTSTSALPNNSTSSSKNIQKDQLPSFVITPQYDDALPFSQGLAAVKIGEKYGYIDKAGKTVIEPQFEEANIFADGLALVKISDGYGYIDTTGNMAIKVEFPDAQNFSEGLAAVGRPAGIQNDWGYIDKRGNVVIKLELSYASTFSEGLAPAAYWAKGDFENEGALLAGYGYIDKTGKIVIEQKFDSAGNFSQGFAAVQIDNKYGYIDKLGKIVIQPQFSVAGEFSEGLAAVRIKDKYGYIDSKGNVVIKPQFDNAGKFSQGVAAVKIDGNYGYIDKTGNIVIQPQFDDANQFSYGLAAVKYQGKWGYIKK; encoded by the coding sequence TTGAGCAAAGAAAACTTGGGTAACTTAATCAGAAGCGGGATAATAGCGATCGCTTCTGTTGTTGCCATACAATCTACGCTTACGGGATGTAATTTAACTTCCACTTCGGCGCTACCCAATAATTCCACTTCTTCATCAAAAAATATACAAAAAGACCAACTTCCTTCTTTTGTCATCACCCCGCAGTATGATGATGCTTTGCCTTTTTCTCAAGGATTAGCAGCGGTAAAAATTGGTGAAAAATATGGCTATATAGATAAAGCTGGCAAAACGGTTATAGAACCTCAGTTTGAAGAAGCTAATATTTTTGCCGATGGATTGGCGCTAGTAAAAATTAGCGATGGATATGGCTATATAGACACTACTGGTAACATGGCGATTAAGGTTGAATTTCCAGATGCTCAAAATTTTTCAGAAGGACTGGCGGCAGTAGGTAGACCAGCAGGAATTCAAAACGATTGGGGTTATATTGATAAGAGAGGAAACGTAGTTATTAAGCTAGAATTGTCTTATGCTTCCACCTTCTCTGAAGGACTGGCACCAGCCGCATATTGGGCTAAGGGTGATTTTGAGAACGAGGGAGCTTTGCTGGCAGGCTATGGTTATATAGATAAAACAGGCAAGATAGTAATTGAACAAAAATTTGATAGTGCTGGTAACTTTTCTCAAGGGTTCGCAGCAGTACAAATTGATAATAAATATGGCTACATAGATAAATTAGGTAAAATAGTTATTCAGCCGCAATTTAGTGTTGCTGGCGAATTTTCAGAAGGGTTGGCAGCAGTAAGGATTAAGGATAAATACGGCTATATTGATTCCAAGGGCAATGTTGTCATTAAGCCACAATTTGATAATGCTGGTAAGTTTTCTCAAGGTGTGGCGGCGGTAAAAATTGACGGCAATTATGGCTATATAGATAAGACTGGCAATATTGTCATTCAGCCGCAGTTTGATGATGCCAATCAATTTTCTTATGGGCTAGCAGCGGTAAAATATCAGGGTAAGTGGGGTTATATCAAAAAATAA
- a CDS encoding site-2 protease family protein, with product MFNASETAATGLIVLIALGILGWGFYRAKPFGKLGILAWLQSVVLMTPWLLFFGLFAAGIYINLVGILFLIVASAGLYIFLGKRLRTAAKDAEVMNSLRTRVAQIMEESDSTEKITASDASPASSVPTPEVVKAIEVVPIPDEDLKTIKNIFGIDTFFATETIPYQEGVIFKGNLRGEPDAVHSRLSASLQERLGDRYRLFLVENPEAKPVVIILPSSNDPQTTTLPQKILALSLLVATIASSLETGGLFLGFDFFNNPSRYREVLPITAGIWAVLASHELGHRWMARRYNVRLSLPFFIPSWEIGSFGAITRFESLLPNRTVLFDISLAGPATSGIISLLMLLTGLLLSHDGSLFKVPSQFFQGSILVGTLSKVVLGSALQKTLVDVHPLTIIGWLGLVLTALNLMPAGLLDGGRMVQAIYGRKIARATTVATLVVLGIICLVNPGNPVLFYWAIVILFLQRGSERPSLNEITEPDDARAALALLALFLMVATLIPLAPGLAGRLGIGG from the coding sequence ATGTTTAATGCATCGGAGACTGCTGCAACGGGTTTAATTGTGCTGATTGCTCTAGGCATCCTGGGCTGGGGGTTCTACCGCGCCAAGCCGTTCGGCAAACTGGGAATCTTAGCCTGGTTGCAGTCAGTAGTGTTGATGACTCCCTGGCTGCTGTTCTTTGGGTTGTTCGCAGCTGGTATTTACATCAACTTGGTCGGAATTCTGTTTTTGATAGTGGCGTCAGCTGGATTATACATCTTCCTGGGCAAACGCCTGCGAACCGCTGCTAAGGATGCAGAGGTGATGAACTCGCTGCGTACCAGAGTGGCGCAGATAATGGAGGAATCAGACTCCACAGAAAAAATAACTGCATCAGACGCCTCGCCCGCCTCAAGCGTGCCAACACCGGAGGTAGTCAAAGCTATTGAGGTGGTTCCCATCCCCGATGAGGACCTGAAAACCATCAAGAATATTTTTGGCATTGATACGTTCTTTGCTACGGAAACAATCCCGTATCAAGAAGGCGTTATCTTTAAGGGCAATTTGCGGGGAGAGCCTGATGCAGTTCATTCGCGGTTGTCTGCTAGTTTGCAAGAAAGATTGGGCGATCGCTATCGGCTATTCTTAGTCGAAAACCCAGAAGCCAAGCCCGTCGTCATTATTCTCCCCAGCAGCAATGACCCGCAAACCACCACTCTCCCCCAAAAAATCCTGGCTCTAAGTCTTTTAGTCGCCACCATTGCCTCAAGTTTAGAAACAGGCGGGCTTTTCCTGGGCTTCGATTTCTTCAACAACCCAAGCCGATACAGGGAAGTGCTGCCCATTACTGCGGGAATCTGGGCAGTTTTAGCATCTCATGAACTTGGCCACCGCTGGATGGCGCGTCGCTATAACGTCCGCCTCAGTCTTCCTTTCTTCATCCCCTCGTGGGAAATAGGCTCCTTTGGCGCGATTACTCGCTTTGAGTCGCTATTGCCCAACCGCACGGTCTTGTTTGATATTTCCTTAGCCGGGCCTGCCACCAGTGGCATTATCTCGCTATTGATGCTGCTAACTGGCTTGCTGCTTTCCCATGATGGCAGCCTGTTTAAAGTGCCGTCGCAGTTTTTCCAGGGGTCGATTTTGGTGGGAACGCTCTCCAAGGTTGTCCTCGGTTCTGCCCTACAAAAGACTCTTGTTGATGTACACCCGCTGACGATTATCGGCTGGCTGGGCTTGGTGCTGACGGCGTTAAATTTGATGCCTGCTGGTCTTTTAGATGGGGGCCGAATGGTTCAGGCAATTTACGGACGTAAAATCGCACGGGCAACTACAGTAGCCACTTTAGTTGTGCTGGGGATAATATGTCTGGTTAATCCTGGAAATCCGGTGCTTTTCTATTGGGCAATCGTGATTTTGTTCTTGCAGCGGGGTTCAGAGCGCCCCAGCTTGAACGAAATAACAGAACCCGATGATGCGCGAGCTGCTTTGGCTTTGTTGGCTCTGTTTTTGATGGTGGCAACACTGATTCCGTTAGCTCCAGGTTTAGCAGGGCGTTTGGGCATTGGTGGCTAA
- a CDS encoding PIN domain-containing protein codes for MDTPPPIVVLLDLSAILAGTSREWQGYARLGKCFLPQVVYEELEFLCKRAPEPSQEKTAREFINFYPNSGWQLTSADANHLSVTVPAGKAMSKQARLTVATVRCAYGLSKEQERKLVVFVGNGHSLLQKIQALRASNLCGITATQLLQWSRTRQRPEAVTEHMQMMMRAGSEPILTGMVHASPTTARPTTRTRPSVQPNQAVQRSYTRSPLPKASSPSGSFLKQISGFLTIGALAIAGLFVWQTVQPASFKKTWKQLGLPTLSGNTPPPPKKPIKK; via the coding sequence ATGGATACACCTCCTCCGATCGTAGTTCTTCTAGACCTCAGCGCTATCTTGGCTGGGACCAGCCGGGAATGGCAGGGGTATGCGCGGCTAGGAAAGTGTTTTCTGCCTCAAGTTGTCTATGAGGAGCTGGAATTTCTCTGCAAGCGGGCACCTGAACCTAGCCAGGAGAAAACTGCTAGAGAGTTCATCAACTTTTATCCGAATAGTGGCTGGCAACTGACAAGCGCTGATGCCAATCACCTGTCAGTCACGGTTCCGGCTGGTAAAGCTATGAGCAAACAAGCGCGACTGACTGTAGCAACTGTCCGCTGTGCTTATGGTTTGTCTAAAGAGCAGGAACGCAAGCTGGTAGTTTTTGTAGGTAATGGCCACTCGCTGTTGCAAAAAATTCAAGCTTTGAGAGCTAGTAATTTATGCGGCATTACCGCTACGCAATTGTTGCAGTGGAGTCGCACGCGGCAGCGCCCAGAGGCAGTTACCGAGCATATGCAGATGATGATGAGGGCAGGATCGGAGCCTATCTTAACAGGAATGGTGCATGCTAGCCCTACGACGGCACGCCCGACGACTAGAACGAGGCCGTCTGTGCAACCAAATCAAGCAGTGCAACGGTCATACACGCGATCGCCCTTGCCAAAGGCTTCTAGCCCTAGTGGGAGCTTTCTTAAACAGATTTCGGGTTTTTTAACAATAGGCGCTCTAGCGATCGCTGGCTTATTTGTCTGGCAAACCGTTCAACCTGCTTCGTTCAAAAAAACTTGGAAGCAGCTAGGTTTACCCACATTGTCTGGAAATACTCCACCGCCACCTAAAAAGCCAATTAAAAAATAA
- a CDS encoding DUF2854 domain-containing protein — translation MLPKTSLGTLGLVIGSILTFVGFVAYAQGNATLNLAGFFYGIPLLLGGLALKASELKPVPFSQPTPPAILTLREQQATTTQNQIRKDITRYRYGQDAHLDSSLSHLGMSPTDEERPVIKGLRETSVDGAYTLILEFDSPLIPFEVWQQKRQKMETFFGPGLRVEVNQPALDKGVEVSLIATPSAS, via the coding sequence ATGTTACCTAAAACTTCTCTGGGAACGTTGGGTCTGGTTATTGGTAGCATCCTTACCTTTGTGGGATTTGTGGCCTATGCACAGGGAAATGCCACGCTGAACCTAGCGGGCTTCTTCTACGGAATTCCCCTGCTGCTGGGAGGTCTAGCCCTCAAAGCCTCCGAACTAAAACCAGTGCCCTTTAGTCAACCAACTCCGCCCGCTATACTGACACTGCGGGAGCAGCAAGCGACAACCACCCAAAACCAGATACGAAAAGACATCACCCGATATCGCTACGGTCAAGACGCCCATCTTGATAGTTCCCTCAGCCACCTGGGTATGAGTCCGACAGATGAGGAAAGGCCAGTCATCAAAGGTTTGCGGGAAACATCTGTCGATGGTGCTTACACTTTAATTCTGGAATTTGATTCGCCCTTGATTCCTTTTGAGGTTTGGCAACAAAAGCGGCAAAAAATGGAAACTTTCTTTGGCCCTGGGTTGCGAGTTGAGGTGAATCAACCTGCTTTAGATAAAGGCGTTGAAGTATCCCTGATTGCTACACCCAGCGCTAGCTGA
- a CDS encoding chlororespiratory reduction protein 7, whose protein sequence is MPDSLMYSEDTFVLLEPNQPEIFLTPIELLEKLKAILATRQDDLPRDLQKFTDLEEQAKYLLNTSCEFDVGPGQYLQWYAVRLEK, encoded by the coding sequence ATGCCTGACTCCTTAATGTACAGTGAAGATACCTTCGTTTTGCTAGAACCCAACCAACCAGAGATATTTTTGACACCAATAGAGCTTTTAGAAAAACTCAAGGCAATTTTGGCAACTCGGCAGGATGACCTGCCGAGAGATTTGCAAAAATTTACCGACCTGGAGGAGCAGGCTAAATACCTGCTTAATACATCATGCGAATTTGATGTAGGGCCGGGGCAGTATTTGCAGTGGTACGCCGTGCGTCTGGAAAAATAA
- a CDS encoding YdiU family protein, which translates to MINTASSNPLLTLNYEPALESLGNDYFDEVAAAQFPQHLLRFRNDELLTLLGLDPNTVKDGHFIEAFGEFQGVRPFLALRYHGYQFGQYNPFLGDGRGFLYGQVRGTDGELYDFGTKGSGTTPYSRNADGRLTLKGGVREVLAAEALYQMGVRTSRCFSLIETGDQLWRGDEPSPTRSSVMVRFSRSHIRFGTFERLHYFDRADLSKKLLDHVIEQYYPALQNEAERYALFYAELVQRVASLVAQWMAAGFCHAVLNTDNMSITGESFDYGPYAFIPTYEPNFTAAYFDYGGRYCYANQPGICKLNLQMLQAPLGAIISQQDLDAGLAKFDERCRETYRDLMLKKLGVEHISGDDAEELLRLTFVFLQDSQIGYHAFFSSLAENFSPSWREDANSIIRLPDVVNSDAIAECWELWRNLYQRILSNLPISEMDNIAKNMRRNNPKTVLLRPVIEGIWQPIVEEDNWEPFYELLRRIKTNS; encoded by the coding sequence ATGATTAATACAGCCTCTTCTAACCCTTTACTCACCCTCAATTACGAACCAGCCCTAGAGTCCTTGGGCAACGACTATTTTGATGAAGTTGCAGCAGCTCAATTTCCACAACATCTCCTACGTTTTCGCAACGACGAACTGCTCACCCTGCTAGGGCTAGACCCTAATACCGTCAAAGACGGCCATTTCATCGAAGCCTTTGGCGAATTTCAAGGCGTGCGGCCTTTTTTAGCCTTGCGCTATCACGGCTATCAATTCGGCCAATACAACCCATTTTTAGGCGATGGCAGAGGCTTTCTCTACGGCCAAGTTCGCGGTACTGACGGCGAACTTTATGACTTTGGAACCAAAGGTTCTGGAACTACCCCATATTCGAGAAATGCCGATGGCAGACTAACGCTTAAAGGTGGCGTGCGGGAAGTTTTGGCCGCTGAAGCCCTATATCAGATGGGCGTTCGCACCAGTCGCTGTTTCTCGCTAATTGAAACTGGCGACCAGTTGTGGCGGGGGGATGAACCTTCGCCCACGCGGTCGTCTGTGATGGTGCGTTTTAGTCGTTCTCACATCCGTTTTGGCACGTTTGAGCGGTTGCACTATTTCGATCGCGCTGATTTAAGTAAAAAGCTTCTAGACCACGTTATTGAGCAGTATTATCCTGCTTTGCAAAACGAAGCGGAACGCTATGCACTATTTTACGCAGAATTAGTGCAACGGGTGGCATCTCTTGTTGCTCAATGGATGGCTGCTGGCTTTTGTCATGCTGTTTTGAATACAGATAATATGTCTATTACTGGAGAAAGCTTTGATTATGGCCCTTATGCTTTTATCCCCACTTACGAGCCAAATTTTACAGCCGCTTATTTTGACTATGGCGGACGCTACTGTTATGCCAATCAGCCAGGGATTTGTAAATTGAATTTACAGATGCTTCAGGCTCCTTTAGGGGCGATTATTTCCCAACAAGATCTGGATGCTGGGTTGGCTAAATTTGATGAGCGTTGTCGCGAAACTTACCGAGATTTAATGCTGAAAAAGTTGGGGGTTGAACATATTTCTGGGGATGATGCTGAAGAATTGCTAAGGCTAACTTTTGTATTTTTACAAGATAGCCAAATAGGTTATCATGCTTTCTTTTCTTCACTAGCAGAGAATTTTTCCCCTAGCTGGCGAGAGGATGCTAATTCTATTATCCGCTTGCCTGATGTAGTTAACTCAGATGCCATAGCAGAATGCTGGGAACTTTGGCGAAATTTATACCAGCGGATTTTGAGCAATTTGCCGATTTCTGAGATGGATAATATTGCCAAAAATATGCGGCGGAATAATCCAAAAACGGTTTTATTGCGTCCGGTGATAGAAGGAATTTGGCAGCCAATCGTTGAGGAGGATAATTGGGAGCCTTTTTATGAGCTATTGAGGCGGATAAAAACGAATTCTTGA
- a CDS encoding DUF4388 domain-containing protein — MPIAGNLAEFALADIFRFLETQQGTGLLSIHPAASNVAHNQKAHYLWLVQGRIVAAACTLDGKGLIGLISQRGWVSHEEIYQVFKLRHQAGNIPTGLLLKTKGVLQAEQLKLLFHIQVLRPLCSLLRLQEGKFVFDSMATLPKEEMTGLSISATEAILWGLRLRRDWKSLADKLPHPTKALVMRGWVKPELKLDYRERQVWQLADGKVSIEAIAHQLDFSLEIVQQIAFRLQKIGLVEEVAIVPPSTAMRSAETRAARSLRSRFSFNSPLVAAAIHVGMGRDRRVIT, encoded by the coding sequence ATGCCGATTGCAGGGAACTTAGCAGAATTTGCTTTGGCCGACATCTTTCGATTCCTCGAAACACAGCAGGGAACTGGCTTACTTTCGATTCATCCAGCCGCTAGCAATGTAGCGCACAATCAAAAAGCACATTATCTGTGGCTCGTTCAAGGGCGCATTGTAGCGGCTGCCTGCACCCTTGACGGTAAAGGCTTAATTGGTTTAATCAGTCAAAGAGGCTGGGTCAGCCATGAGGAAATTTATCAAGTATTTAAGCTTCGCCATCAGGCTGGAAACATTCCCACTGGCTTGTTGCTAAAGACGAAAGGGGTTTTGCAAGCCGAGCAATTAAAATTGCTTTTCCATATCCAAGTGCTGCGACCCTTGTGTTCGTTGTTAAGGCTTCAAGAAGGGAAGTTTGTGTTTGATAGTATGGCGACTTTGCCAAAAGAAGAGATGACGGGTTTATCGATAAGCGCGACGGAAGCAATTTTGTGGGGTTTGCGGTTGCGACGCGACTGGAAATCTTTAGCTGATAAACTACCTCACCCGACTAAGGCGCTGGTTATGCGCGGTTGGGTTAAGCCGGAATTGAAGCTAGACTATCGCGAACGGCAAGTGTGGCAGTTGGCTGACGGGAAGGTGAGTATTGAGGCGATCGCGCACCAACTCGACTTCTCTTTAGAAATTGTCCAGCAGATTGCTTTTCGCCTTCAGAAGATTGGTTTGGTCGAAGAAGTTGCTATTGTTCCCCCCTCTACAGCAATGCGATCTGCTGAAACCAGGGCTGCGCGATCGCTCAGATCTCGCTTTAGTTTCAATTCACCCCTTGTGGCGGCGGCGATCCACGTAGGTATGGGTAGAGATCGACGGGTGATTACCTGA
- a CDS encoding DUF4388 domain-containing protein, whose translation MAIAGNLEEFSLPEIFQFLETQQGTGLLSIHAASECETQKKRESYLWLHEGRIVAFANTLDNQGLTCLISQRGWLKPEEIHGVAKSCLISGDSSLGVCLKKKEALSSQQLSLLFYVQVLLPVCALFKLQTGQFVFDSMAVMPTVEMTGMSLSATKATLLGLRVLRDWTFLADKLPNPNLVLTKTGYSKPYLKLDSCEGQVWKLASGKISLEAIAHQLQLPLKTVQQIVFRLQMVGLVEEVSNIAPVLTVPLAETRALQQVVSAKEASGNTFVQSFIGLFQNRKPVQDTTNANQSSAVLYRLQKFA comes from the coding sequence ATGGCGATCGCAGGGAACCTCGAAGAATTTTCCTTGCCAGAAATTTTTCAATTTTTGGAGACACAGCAGGGCACAGGCTTGCTTTCGATTCATGCAGCGTCTGAGTGTGAAACCCAGAAAAAGAGAGAAAGCTATCTCTGGCTACACGAAGGACGCATTGTAGCCTTTGCCAACACCCTTGACAATCAAGGCTTAACCTGCCTCATCAGTCAAAGGGGCTGGCTCAAGCCTGAAGAGATTCATGGGGTGGCTAAAAGCTGCCTTATCAGTGGAGACTCTAGCCTCGGTGTCTGCTTAAAAAAGAAAGAAGCGCTAAGTTCACAGCAGCTAAGCCTGCTATTCTACGTCCAAGTTCTACTACCAGTGTGTGCCTTATTTAAACTACAAACTGGGCAGTTTGTGTTTGATAGCATGGCTGTTATGCCAACCGTTGAGATGACGGGAATGAGCCTATCAGCAACCAAAGCCACTCTATTGGGGTTGCGGGTGCTGCGAGATTGGACATTTTTGGCTGACAAGCTACCCAACCCAAACTTAGTTCTGACCAAAACTGGTTATAGCAAGCCTTACTTAAAACTAGACTCGTGCGAGGGGCAAGTTTGGAAGTTAGCAAGTGGGAAGATAAGCCTTGAGGCGATCGCTCACCAACTCCAACTTCCTCTAAAAACGGTTCAGCAGATTGTATTCCGCCTGCAAATGGTTGGTTTGGTCGAAGAAGTTTCCAACATTGCCCCTGTTTTAACAGTGCCATTGGCAGAAACTCGTGCTTTACAGCAAGTAGTATCGGCTAAAGAAGCAAGCGGTAACACTTTTGTTCAAAGTTTTATAGGTTTATTCCAGAACAGAAAACCCGTCCAAGATACAACTAATGCTAATCAAAGTAGTGCGGTTTTATACCGCCTGCAAAAATTTGCCTAA
- a CDS encoding DUF4388 domain-containing protein produces the protein MAITGNLVEYSLAEIFQFLDHHQGSGLLSIHVPGCDATEEAKTTYVWLKKGQIVAVGHALDNQGLTRLISQRGWLKSEEILELAQLCPHPSDTPLGLWLHSSGAIAKEQLKLLFYVQVLLPACALFKLKEGVFVFDTLAATPSKEMTGFSLKATEATLLGLRVLRDWTPLSAKLPVASLVLRKAVCGYPHLKLDSQEWQVWELIDGVLSLQAIAVQLDLPIETVQQIACRLQMVGLVEESPNGGSSITMPRALVDKTIGLGFTKNFRFGQSFVDSLMGLFRNRKFVENAATP, from the coding sequence ATGGCGATTACAGGAAACCTAGTAGAATATTCCTTAGCAGAGATTTTTCAATTCCTCGATCATCATCAGGGTAGTGGATTGCTGTCAATTCACGTGCCAGGATGCGACGCCACAGAGGAGGCAAAAACGACTTATGTTTGGCTGAAAAAAGGACAAATTGTAGCTGTTGGTCACGCCCTTGACAATCAAGGCTTGACTAGGCTCATCAGCCAAAGGGGTTGGCTCAAGTCTGAGGAGATTCTTGAATTGGCTCAACTGTGCCCGCATCCTTCGGACACTCCGTTGGGGTTGTGGTTGCACTCGTCGGGCGCGATCGCCAAAGAACAGTTGAAACTGCTATTTTACGTGCAAGTGCTGCTGCCAGCTTGTGCTTTATTTAAGCTTAAAGAAGGTGTCTTTGTATTTGACACGCTGGCTGCTACGCCCTCAAAAGAGATGACGGGTTTCTCATTAAAGGCAACGGAAGCAACGCTTTTGGGTTTGCGGGTACTTCGCGACTGGACGCCATTAAGTGCCAAACTGCCTGTTGCTAGCTTGGTTCTTCGTAAGGCTGTTTGCGGCTACCCCCACTTAAAGCTAGATTCGCAAGAGTGGCAAGTTTGGGAGTTGATAGACGGCGTGCTGTCTTTACAAGCGATCGCCGTGCAACTTGACCTCCCCATCGAAACAGTTCAGCAGATTGCCTGCCGCCTTCAGATGGTTGGTTTGGTCGAAGAGTCTCCCAACGGTGGTTCTTCCATAACAATGCCAAGGGCTTTAGTTGACAAGACTATTGGGTTAGGATTTACTAAAAACTTCCGTTTTGGTCAATCGTTTGTCGATAGCCTGATGGGATTGTTCCGCAACAGAAAATTTGTCGAAAATGCAGCTACACCATAA